Genomic window (Lycium barbarum isolate Lr01 chromosome 2, ASM1917538v2, whole genome shotgun sequence):
ATGAGTTAACTCATTTTTATGCGAATAACAGTGGGTTTACGGGAAAATTTCCATGGAATTCTGTTGCAAATATGAGTAAACTGATTGTTCTTAGTCTCGGTGATAATCAATTTGATCGAACGATGTTTCCTAAAGTGATTTTGAACCTTACTAAGTTGAATTGGTTGTACTTATCGAATTGTGGACTTGAAGGTGAAATTCCAGAAGGCATTGGAAATCTTACAGAGCTCATTAATTTAGAGCTTTCGATGAATCATTTAACTGGTGAAATACCTGTGGGAATTACTAAACTGAAGAAATTATGGCAACTTGAGTTATATGAAAATGAGTTAACAGGGAAGTTGCCTGTTGGATTTGGAAATTTAACAAGTCTTGAATATTTCGATGCTTCGACTAATTATCTGTATGGTGATTTATCGGAAATTCGAAAACTGGATCATTTGGTGAGTCTCCAGTTATTACAGAATCAATTTTCAGGGGAATTGCCTGAAGAATTGGGAGAGTTCAAAAAGCTTGTAAATGTGTCTTTGTACACTAACAAGTTTACTGGTCAGCTTCCACAAAAGTTGGGTTCTTGGGCGAGTTTTGATTTTATTGATGTATCAGAGAATAATTTTACGGGTCCAATTCCACCTGATATGTGCAAGATGGGGACTATGAGAGGATTGTTGTTACTTCAGAACAATTTCACAGGTAATCCTAAATAGTTATGCTAATTGTCTTGCTTGATTATTATACAGGAATTTGGAATGTGTTCTTGTTAATCCTTCTATGAACATATAGGCCTAGGTTAACTATGAACATATAGGCTTAGGTTAGCTTAAATAGGAGCAGATATTCAACGGAATACTGCAAGCAATATTAACCTTGTTGATCAATAATCCAGATAAATTAAGAAGTTCAATTGAAGAATACAACGTGATTGTTAGATAGCTCATAGCCTTTGATCGATTTCATCTCATTGATAACATAAAAATCTGCGCTTTCTTGGTTAAAGTTCATTTTTTATATTctttttagttagtttataatTATAACTTTGGGTTTTATTTCATGTCTAGATAATTAGCATTATTTTAATTTAGTTAATGGTTAATAAAAAGTCTTTGCGCGAGATATTCGATAATCTTATCACTTTATTACACGTGTAagtagggctgttcacagttttggttaaaaccaaaaccaaaccgaaaatttaaccaaaccgaataaaataaccgacatttggtttagtttggtttggtttggttttaaatttgaaaaaccgataatatttggtttggttatggttatagtaaaaaataaccgaataaataaccgaaccaaaccgataattatatacataaaatttataattatttatatgtataatattagcttttcataaataattaaagatattttataccttttaattattaatttaattttggtctacttatttttaaggcccacgtcttaaaagaatatgtccaacaatccaagctcaactctaataagtcgtaagcataagggttgtttgtattttgaaacctctgtttgacttgttcttttgaatctaaactacgttgcaagtttggtccacctgatttgccaacaacatgtctttccctcaatatgcagcaaagttcacccttgtgggctatgaggaaaaaagagtttcataagaaatttgaagaatgtagagagagaatatttgaattgtcacggctaatcataaatcgaaaaaccgaaccaaaccgacaataaccaaaccggtggttattattttacttggtttggttatggttttagacatttaaaaactgactaaattggtttggttatggatttaaccaataaccgacccaaaccgaaccatgaacaccaaGAAGGGAACTACGAGAAGATTATTAATACTTCAGAACAATTTTACAGGTGAAATTCCGGGGACTTATGCAAATTGTTCAACAATGGAGCGAATTCGAGTGAGCAAAAACTCACTTTCTGGTGAGATTCCTGCTGGAATTTGGGGGTTACCGAAACTCCAAATTCTTGATGTTGCAATGAATGGGTTTGAAGGTGGTATTACTTCTGATATTGGAAGAGCGAAATCTTTGGGTGAAATTTGTGTTGCTAATAACAGATTTTCGGGTAAGATACCTTCTGAAATTTCAAATGCTTCAGCGTTGGTGAGAATTGATTGTAGCAACAATCAGTTTTCGGGTGAAATTCCGGGGAGAATTGGGGAGCTTAAAAAGATTGGTAATCTTTATTTACAGAACAACAAGTTTTCTAGTTCAATACCAGATTCTTTAGGCTCTTGTGTTTCACTAAGTGAGATTAACATGGCTAATAATTCGCTTAGTGGCTCCATTCCTGTTTCTCTGGGATCATTACCGACTTTAACTTCATTAAACTTATCAGAAAATCAGCTTTCAGGGAAAATTCCGACGAGTTTATCAAATCTGAAGTTAAATCTTCTTGATTTTTCCAACAATCAGTTGGCTGGACCAATACCAGAGTTTCTATCGGTTCATGAGGGTAGCTTTGCTGGAAATAATGGTCTTTGTAGCCAAAATATTAAGAACTTTCGTCGATGTTATGGTGATTCTGGAAAGCCCGGAGAATTGCATACCCTTTTGCTTGTTTTATTGGTGGCGGTGATTGTGGTGCTCCTTTCATTTGCGGGTTTCTTGTACTTCAAGAAGAACAATCAGAAAGACAAGGAGAGATCTTTGAAGCAAAATTCTTGGAATACAAAGTCATTCCATATTTTGACTTTCACCGAAGATGAGATTCTTGATGGAATAAAACATGACAATTTGATTGGAAAGGGTGGTTCGGGTAGTGTATACAGAGTGCAGCTTTCAGATGGCACTGATTTTGCGGTAAAACATATTTGGACTTCTGATTCAGGAGGAAGAAAAACGTCGGGAACAACATCACCAATGTTGGCAAAACCTGGGAAGAAATCAAAAGAATTTGAAGCTGAGGTTCAAACATTGAGCTCAATTCGACATGTGAATGTGGTAAAATTATATTGTAGCATAACAAGCGATGACTCAAGCTTGTTGGTCTACGAATATATGCCAAATGGGAGCTTGTGGGATCGATTGCATACTTGTAAGAAGATGCCACTTGATTGGGAGACAAGGTACGAGATAGCTCTTGGTGCAGCCAAAGGATTGGAGTATTTACATCATGGTTGTGATAAGCCAGTGATTCACAGGGATGTTAAGTCTAGTAACATCTTGTTGGATGAGTTTTGCAAGCCAAGAATTGCTGACTTTGGTCTTGCTAAGATTGCTCAAGCTGATTCAACTAAAGATTCGACTCATGTCATTGCAGGAACACATGGATATATTGCTCCTGGTAAGACAAGTTCATTGTAATTGATTTTGTATGTAGTTTTGAGTTTATCTTCTGAACACTAACCATGTACGCATTTTTTTGCACCATCTGTAAAATTGACTTACAACAATTGGCAACTCTGCATATCAAGCATGATATGGTATCTTGAAAAATATTATGAGAACTTGCTATAAACAGTTGAGTTGCTATGTTGCTTGGATACTTCAAAATTGCCACCGCAcctgtgtcggatcctccaaaaatagtgTCATTTTGGAAGATCTGACATGAGTGGCAGCATTTTTTATTGCTCGGATCGTTCAAAAATTGCCGCCATCCGTGTCTGATCCTCCAAAAATAgggcatttttggaggatctgacatgAGTGTCGCAACATTTTTGAAGGATCCGGTGACAGTTAACTTGCACTGATGGTGGTCTAAAACAATATTAGTGTATATTAACTTAGATCCTATCTAGATTGTCGATTCATTTGGTCATAGTGAGTTTCTTGGATCCTTTTTGAACTTATTTGAGTTGAATTGGTATTGCAGAATACGGATACACGCACAAAGTGAACGAGAAAGGTGATGTATACAGTTTCGGGGTGGTGTTGATGGAGCTAATATGTGGAAAAAAGCCAATGGAGCCCGAATACGGAGAGAATGGCAACATAGTTACATGGGTGAGCAGCAAATTGAAGAGCAAGGAGAGTGTATTAAGCATAGTGGATTCAAGTATCCCTGAAGCTTTTCAGGAAGATGCAATCAAAGTCTTGAGGATTGCCATTGTCTGCACAGCTAGGCTTCCAACATTAAGGCCAACAATGAGGAATGTAGTCAAAATGCTGGAAGATGCAGAACCATTTAAATTGGTTGGAATTATTGTAAGCAAAGATGATGGTATTAACAAGGCAGATCAATTGAAGGATCACAACAAGATGTGATTAAATCCCGTCTTTGATGAGTTTTAATGATGATAACTTCATACCACTTTTGTCCGTTTCACTCTCCAACCTGATCTCATTGTTTTGATGCTAATCCTCCGCGGAACATCGTATCTTCTTTCCGCTGTATCTTCTAGTAGTATGTAAAGTTTTGAAGATGGCCTGCAGGCCTTGTAACATATAGTAGAAGCTAGATCCATGCTAGTGTAATGAATTAGATTGAATTTAGAGATGCATGGCATAAGTGCCACAAAATGTACTGTTGTATGTGCTAAATAAAATGGTTTAGTAATTCAAATCCTTTCTCAACCCTGGGGTATTTGCTCTGTTTTCATACTTGACATGCTTAGTGTAATTGTCATCCACTTATCTAAATCATTAATAACTGTACAATTTGtaacataacaagaaattaaGCTATACACACGCACACCGTAAAGAGTTTTTTACACTATCTATATAATTTAGTTTAACCTATTACAGGAAATCATTTAACCATGATCAGTTGTGCTTATGATAGAGATCGTCTGTAATTACATTATAATAACCCCTTTAATAAATATCTctttaataaatatatttttaccTACCAATGTATAGAATTTAAACTCTTACAAGAAATTTGTTTTTCAAATAATGGGTAGACACTGCTTGGAATTAAGATAGAAAATTGAAATTTTTGACGAAAGTGAGTAAGAAAACAATTACGTCTTTCTGGTCATGTCTATATACTCCAATAGAGAAAACTTGAGAATGCGAACACGTAAAAATCCTATCTTTATCGAGTACAACTTTCTTGTCTGCTTCTTACCAAAATTTTCCTTTTCTGTTGAGTTTCTGAAACTagaaatttattttcttccctAGTAGCATATGAACAGATTTTTCGCAAGTGATTTTGGTCAAGATACCTTGAGGTACCacatctttcttttccttttttattcC
Coding sequences:
- the LOC132627686 gene encoding receptor-like protein kinase 7 codes for the protein MAKLIFFTIFTFFLFFPFAFSDELQTLLSIKTALTNPNTITNVFNTWESNTPLCNFSGITCNTNGKVKEIDLSSQKISGVVPFDTICSLNSLEKLSLGNNSLSGSVSKDLNKCVSLNYLDVGNNEFTGTFPDISSLNELTHFYANNSGFTGKFPWNSVANMSKLIVLSLGDNQFDRTMFPKVILNLTKLNWLYLSNCGLEGEIPEGIGNLTELINLELSMNHLTGEIPVGITKLKKLWQLELYENELTGKLPVGFGNLTSLEYFDASTNYLYGDLSEIRKLDHLVSLQLLQNQFSGELPEELGEFKKLVNVSLYTNKFTGQLPQKLGSWASFDFIDVSENNFTGPIPPDMCKMGTMRGLLLLQNNFTGEIPGTYANCSTMERIRVSKNSLSGEIPAGIWGLPKLQILDVAMNGFEGGITSDIGRAKSLGEICVANNRFSGKIPSEISNASALVRIDCSNNQFSGEIPGRIGELKKIGNLYLQNNKFSSSIPDSLGSCVSLSEINMANNSLSGSIPVSLGSLPTLTSLNLSENQLSGKIPTSLSNLKLNLLDFSNNQLAGPIPEFLSVHEGSFAGNNGLCSQNIKNFRRCYGDSGKPGELHTLLLVLLVAVIVVLLSFAGFLYFKKNNQKDKERSLKQNSWNTKSFHILTFTEDEILDGIKHDNLIGKGGSGSVYRVQLSDGTDFAVKHIWTSDSGGRKTSGTTSPMLAKPGKKSKEFEAEVQTLSSIRHVNVVKLYCSITSDDSSLLVYEYMPNGSLWDRLHTCKKMPLDWETRYEIALGAAKGLEYLHHGCDKPVIHRDVKSSNILLDEFCKPRIADFGLAKIAQADSTKDSTHVIAGTHGYIAPEYGYTHKVNEKGDVYSFGVVLMELICGKKPMEPEYGENGNIVTWVSSKLKSKESVLSIVDSSIPEAFQEDAIKVLRIAIVCTARLPTLRPTMRNVVKMLEDAEPFKLVGIIVSKDDGINKADQLKDHNKM